A genomic stretch from Solanum stenotomum isolate F172 chromosome 8, ASM1918654v1, whole genome shotgun sequence includes:
- the LOC125873218 gene encoding uncharacterized protein LOC125873218 gives MATVRMFSFTLLFAVLLVQQCICTDPPASSPSPAPESGADVASPPVSPAPSPSSNLTSPPAPSPSDLSPNSSPAPSPGDSTSKDSPSPAPNSEAASDISHESAESSKESSGGGMTSGKKAGIAVGVIAAICFVGVGAIVYKKRQQNIQRSQFGYDARREIL, from the coding sequence ATGGCGACAGTTCGAATGTTTTCCTTCACTCTTCTCTTTGCTGTTTTGCTTGTTCAACAATGTATCTGCACAGATCCGCCTGCAAGTTCACCAAGTCCTGCACCGGAATCTGGCGCTGATGTAGCTTCTCCACCGGTGAGTCCGGCTCCATCGCCTTCATCAAATCTAACTTCTCCGCCGGCACCTTCACCGTCAGATCTCTCTCCGAATTCATCTCCGGCGCCATCACCGGGTGATTCTACCTCTAAAGATTCCCCGTCGCCGGCTCCGAATTCCGAAGCTGCGAGTGATATTAGCCACGAGAGTGCAGAGTCGTCGAAGGAATCATCTGGTGGTGGAATGACGAGTGGAAAGAAGGCCGGAATAGCAGTTGGAGTGATCGCCGCCATTTGTTTTGTAGGTGTCGGTGCAATTGTGTACAAGAAGCGACAACAAAATATCCAGCGATCTCAGTTCGGGTATGATGCTAGGAGAGAAATTCTTTGA